The Amphiprion ocellaris isolate individual 3 ecotype Okinawa chromosome 6, ASM2253959v1, whole genome shotgun sequence genome contains a region encoding:
- the fgf17 gene encoding fibroblast growth factor 17 isoform X1 — MYGINQRCIYISFNFFVLWCHAQGENHPSPNFKQYVRTQGAVTDQLSRRQVRVYQLYSRTSGKHVQIHGKRVTATAEDGNLYARLFVETDTFGSRVRIRGAESGRYLCMNRKGKLVGKPNGRSRDCIFTEIVLENNYTAFQNAEYEGWYVAFTRKGRPIKASRTRENQREVHFIKRLHTGPPPFPNMDQSKHFEFIRFPATRRAKRNRKSRTSS, encoded by the exons ATGTATGGAATAAACCAGCGCTGCATTTACAT ATCGTTCAACTTTTTCGTGCTGTGGTGTCACGCTCAG GGGGAGAATCACCCGTCTCCTAATTTTAAGCAGTATGTGAGGACGCAGGGCGCAGTGACGGATCAGCTGAGCCGCAGACAGGTCAGGGTTTACCAGCTCTACAGCCGCACCAGCGGGAAGCACGTCCAGATCCACGGCAAGAGGGTCACCGCCACCGCCGAGGACGGGAACCTGTACG CTCGTCTGTTTGTGGAGACAGACACGTTTGGCAGTCGAGTGAGGATAAGAGGTGCAGAAAGTGGACGCTACCTCTGCATGAATCGGAAGGGCAAACTTGTTGGAAAG CCCAACGGCCGCAGCAGGGATTGTATCTTCACAGAGATAGTACTGGAGAACAATTACACGGCCTTCCAGAACGCTGAGTACGAGGGCTGGTATGTGGCGTTCACCAGGAAAGGGAGGCCCATTAAAGCGTCGAGGACGAGAGAAAACCAGAGAGAGGTCCATTTCATTAAGAGGCTACACACAGGCCCACCTCCCTTCCCCAACATGGACCAAAGCAAACACTTTGAGTTCATCCGATTTCCAGCCACACGTCGAGCGAAGCGGAACAGGAAATCACGTACCTCTTCCTAA
- the fgf17 gene encoding fibroblast growth factor 17 isoform X2: MYGINQRCIYISFNFFVLWCHAQYVRTQGAVTDQLSRRQVRVYQLYSRTSGKHVQIHGKRVTATAEDGNLYARLFVETDTFGSRVRIRGAESGRYLCMNRKGKLVGKPNGRSRDCIFTEIVLENNYTAFQNAEYEGWYVAFTRKGRPIKASRTRENQREVHFIKRLHTGPPPFPNMDQSKHFEFIRFPATRRAKRNRKSRTSS; the protein is encoded by the exons ATGTATGGAATAAACCAGCGCTGCATTTACAT ATCGTTCAACTTTTTCGTGCTGTGGTGTCACGCTCAG TATGTGAGGACGCAGGGCGCAGTGACGGATCAGCTGAGCCGCAGACAGGTCAGGGTTTACCAGCTCTACAGCCGCACCAGCGGGAAGCACGTCCAGATCCACGGCAAGAGGGTCACCGCCACCGCCGAGGACGGGAACCTGTACG CTCGTCTGTTTGTGGAGACAGACACGTTTGGCAGTCGAGTGAGGATAAGAGGTGCAGAAAGTGGACGCTACCTCTGCATGAATCGGAAGGGCAAACTTGTTGGAAAG CCCAACGGCCGCAGCAGGGATTGTATCTTCACAGAGATAGTACTGGAGAACAATTACACGGCCTTCCAGAACGCTGAGTACGAGGGCTGGTATGTGGCGTTCACCAGGAAAGGGAGGCCCATTAAAGCGTCGAGGACGAGAGAAAACCAGAGAGAGGTCCATTTCATTAAGAGGCTACACACAGGCCCACCTCCCTTCCCCAACATGGACCAAAGCAAACACTTTGAGTTCATCCGATTTCCAGCCACACGTCGAGCGAAGCGGAACAGGAAATCACGTACCTCTTCCTAA